One genomic region from Mycoplasmopsis meleagridis encodes:
- a CDS encoding YneF family protein, translating to MDTAGGVTLGGWIGIVIAIAIVCAIVGALVAFVVSRKMFEKQIKENPPITEKMIRAMFLQMGRKASEKQIKDVMRSITNAKE from the coding sequence ATGGATACAGCTGGTGGAGTAACATTAGGTGGCTGAATTGGAATAGTTATTGCAATTGCAATTGTTTGTGCCATTGTAGGAGCACTAGTTGCTTTTGTAGTTTCAAGAAAAATGTTTGAAAAACAAATTAAAGAAAATCCTCCTATTACTGAAAAAATGATTAGAGCAATGTTTTTACAAATGGGAAGAAAAGCTTCTGAAAAACAAATTAAAGATGTAATGCGCTCTATTACAAATGCTAAAGAATAA